The following coding sequences lie in one Methanothermobacter sp. MT-2 genomic window:
- a CDS encoding CBS domain containing protein: MSKKALVRDYMTREVISVNPDTSTAEIIRLMKETGHDGFPVRDNDSVIGIVTAFDLLIKPWVKTVKEIMSTEVVVADQDMPLNDAARVMFRMGISRLPVIDKNGKLVGIITNTDIVRSHIERSTPMKVNYFKKTLEQLYDVKPEVKRVKVPISKLRPTQSKIYADELQGRIYEIRKGLAEPTIVVKTGDRYILVDGHHRAVASYKLGYKEIDSYVIDMKKDLKLGMEKTADINKIYTLDDVEIIDDAQHPLIAITTSMRKAKSRKRDEK; the protein is encoded by the coding sequence ATGTCAAAGAAAGCCCTTGTAAGAGACTACATGACAAGAGAAGTTATCTCAGTAAACCCTGACACATCAACTGCTGAGATAATCAGGTTAATGAAAGAAACAGGACACGACGGTTTTCCTGTGAGAGACAATGATAGTGTTATCGGGATCGTAACAGCATTTGACCTTCTAATAAAACCCTGGGTGAAAACAGTTAAAGAGATAATGTCCACAGAGGTTGTAGTAGCAGACCAGGACATGCCATTAAATGACGCTGCGAGGGTCATGTTCAGAATGGGAATATCAAGACTACCAGTCATTGACAAAAATGGGAAACTAGTAGGTATCATCACCAACACAGACATAGTACGTTCACATATTGAAAGATCAACACCCATGAAAGTCAACTATTTCAAAAAGACACTAGAACAATTATATGATGTTAAACCAGAAGTTAAACGGGTGAAAGTCCCAATATCAAAGCTAAGACCCACACAAAGCAAAATATACGCCGACGAATTACAAGGGAGAATATATGAAATTAGAAAGGGACTTGCAGAGCCTACAATAGTCGTTAAAACTGGAGACCGTTACATCCTGGTTGACGGACACCATAGAGCCGTGGCATCATATAAACTAGGCTATAAGGAAATAGACTCCTATGTAATAGACATGAAAAAAGACCTTAAACTTGGAATGGAGAAAACCGCTGATATTAACAAAATATACACCCTAGATGATGTTGAGATAATTGATGACGCCCAACACCCCCTCATAGCGATCACAACAAGCATGAGAAAAGCAAAATCGAGGAAAAGAGATGAAAAATAA
- a CDS encoding phosphoribosyl-ATP pyrophosphatase, with translation MKNNILEEVYKVLETRRDKPIDSYTSKLMKDNRKTGEDKILEKIGEEAAELIIASKNNERILEEAVDLIFHTFLLLVYKGIKFDEILEEFSKRRKP, from the coding sequence ATGAAAAATAATATACTAGAAGAGGTCTACAAGGTGCTTGAAACACGCAGGGACAAACCAATAGACTCATACACATCCAAATTAATGAAGGATAACAGAAAAACTGGAGAAGATAAAATACTTGAAAAGATAGGGGAGGAAGCGGCGGAACTCATAATAGCATCAAAAAACAATGAACGCATCCTAGAAGAAGCTGTAGACCTCATATTCCACACTTTCCTACTCCTCGTCTATAAGGGTATAAAATTTGATGAAATACTTGAAGAATTTTCAAAAAGAAGAAAACCATGA
- a CDS encoding 1-(5-phosphoribosyl)-5-amino-4-imidazole-carboxylate (AIR) carboxylase, translating into MRPILKDLKDGKISIEEAEKLIKSQFLDIREIARFDIGRTLRTGFPEAILALGKSDDDIIQILLSSPADPMIVTRLDPERFENIKEKISSLKKRGFSIKYNKRAHTLVVKRGEKVSLDSKVGIITAGTADIPVAEEARIILEEYGCEVIKAYDVGVAGIHRLVQPLYDMLEDDVKIIIVVAGMEGALPSVVAGLVDVPVIGVPTSIGYGVGEGGLTALYSMLQSCTPGIGVVNVDNGFGAAALAIKIIRAFD; encoded by the coding sequence GTGAGGCCCATACTTAAAGATCTTAAAGATGGGAAGATTTCAATCGAAGAAGCTGAAAAGTTAATAAAAAGTCAATTTTTAGATATTAGAGAAATTGCCAGATTTGATATTGGGAGAACCCTAAGAACCGGGTTCCCGGAGGCTATTTTAGCGTTGGGTAAAAGTGATGATGATATTATACAGATTCTTTTGTCTTCTCCAGCCGATCCAATGATAGTAACACGCCTCGACCCTGAAAGGTTTGAAAATATCAAGGAAAAGATAAGTTCGCTTAAAAAGAGGGGATTTTCAATCAAATACAATAAAAGGGCGCATACTCTAGTAGTGAAAAGGGGTGAGAAAGTTTCCCTGGATTCGAAGGTGGGGATAATAACTGCTGGGACTGCTGATATACCGGTTGCAGAGGAAGCTAGGATAATCCTCGAAGAGTATGGTTGCGAGGTTATAAAAGCTTATGATGTTGGTGTTGCCGGGATTCATAGGCTTGTACAACCTTTATATGATATGCTTGAAGATGATGTTAAGATTATAATTGTGGTGGCTGGGATGGAGGGCGCCCTACCATCAGTTGTCGCAGGATTAGTTGATGTGCCTGTTATAGGAGTCCCGACTTCCATTGGATACGGGGTGGGTGAAGGCGGATTAACAGCCCTTTATTCGATGCTACAATCTTGCACACCAGGTATTGGAGTTGTGAATGTTGATAATGGTTTTGGCGCGGCCGCATTAGCAATAAAAATTATAAGAGCATTCGATTAG
- a CDS encoding protein GrpE has product MPKSKKENPQEKLEKCNSKLKKLQKTLSEKEEEIEEYISHLQRLQADFENYKKQKEKQETEIIEYANEKLILKLIDVLEDMERAMDNCKNIKDFKEGLNLIYKKFDGILKKEGLRRIPTKGEKFDPFKHEAIQTENHKKYKNGEIIQEISKGYMLKDKIIKPSLVKVCKKDQRGD; this is encoded by the coding sequence ATGCCAAAATCAAAAAAAGAAAATCCACAGGAAAAACTTGAAAAATGCAACTCAAAATTAAAAAAACTCCAAAAAACCCTATCAGAAAAGGAGGAAGAAATAGAAGAGTACATATCACACTTACAAAGATTACAAGCCGACTTCGAAAACTATAAAAAACAAAAAGAAAAACAAGAAACAGAAATAATAGAATATGCCAACGAAAAACTCATACTAAAACTAATAGACGTACTAGAAGACATGGAAAGAGCCATGGACAACTGCAAAAACATCAAAGACTTCAAGGAAGGCCTAAACCTCATCTACAAAAAATTTGATGGGATCCTAAAAAAAGAGGGTCTAAGAAGAATACCAACCAAAGGAGAAAAATTCGACCCATTCAAACACGAAGCCATACAAACAGAAAACCACAAAAAATACAAAAACGGGGAAATAATCCAAGAAATCTCCAAAGGCTACATGCTAAAAGACAAAATAATAAAACCATCACTCGTCAAAGTATGTAAAAAAGACCAAAGAGGTGATTAA
- a CDS encoding chaperone DnaK — MAKKEKIIGIDLGTSNSAAAVLLGGKPTIIPSAEGASLYGKTFPSVVAFTEDGQMLVGEPARRQAVTNPENTITAIKRSMGTNRKIKIQDKEFTPQEISAFLLQKIKKDAEAFLGEKIKKAVITVPAYFNDNQRTATKDAGTIAGLDVVRLVNEPTAASLAYGLDKEDEELDIMVFDFGGGTLDVTIMEFGGGVFEVQSTSGDTQLGGTDMDNAIMNYLAEEFKKETGIDLMEDDNAVQRLREASEKAKIELSSTVQTEINLPYITADSTGPKHLVRTLTRAKLEELVDPIVQKCTGPMEQALKDAKMGKEDIDKIILVGGPTRMPIVQKFVEDFMGKPVERGIDPMECVAMGAAIQGGVLAGEIKDIVLLDVTPLSLGIETQGGIFTKLIERNTTIPTRKSQIFTTAADNQTAVDIHILQGERPMAKDNISLGRFQLVGIPPAPRGIPQIEVTFDIDANGILNVSAKDLGTGKEQAMKITAPHKLSEEEIRKKIEEAKKYAEEDRKRQKEVEIRNNADSMIYTAEKTLDELSEKIPSDKKENIQKLIKELREELAGDDITKIKSKTEELTKAIQEVGATIYQQTQQQQEQGKESDDTIDADYEVKD; from the coding sequence GTGGCTAAAAAAGAAAAAATCATCGGAATCGACCTCGGGACAAGTAACTCAGCAGCCGCAGTACTACTAGGCGGCAAACCCACAATAATACCAAGCGCAGAAGGCGCATCATTATATGGTAAAACATTCCCAAGCGTCGTTGCATTCACAGAAGACGGACAAATGCTAGTAGGAGAACCAGCCCGAAGACAAGCAGTAACAAACCCAGAAAACACCATCACAGCAATAAAAAGAAGCATGGGCACCAACAGAAAAATAAAAATCCAAGACAAAGAATTCACACCACAAGAAATATCAGCATTCCTACTACAAAAAATAAAAAAAGACGCAGAAGCATTCCTAGGAGAAAAAATAAAAAAGGCAGTTATAACAGTACCAGCCTACTTCAATGACAACCAGAGAACCGCAACCAAAGACGCCGGCACAATCGCAGGACTAGACGTTGTCAGACTCGTGAACGAACCAACAGCCGCAAGCCTAGCATACGGCCTAGACAAAGAAGACGAAGAACTCGACATAATGGTATTCGACTTCGGAGGAGGAACACTAGACGTAACAATAATGGAATTCGGAGGAGGCGTATTCGAAGTACAATCCACAAGTGGAGACACACAACTCGGCGGAACAGACATGGACAACGCCATCATGAACTACCTAGCAGAAGAATTCAAAAAAGAAACAGGAATAGACCTCATGGAAGACGACAACGCAGTCCAAAGACTAAGAGAAGCATCCGAAAAAGCCAAAATAGAACTATCATCAACAGTACAAACCGAAATAAACCTACCATACATAACAGCAGACTCAACCGGCCCAAAACACCTAGTACGCACCCTAACCAGGGCCAAACTAGAAGAACTAGTAGATCCAATCGTCCAAAAATGCACAGGGCCAATGGAACAAGCCCTAAAAGACGCGAAAATGGGTAAAGAAGACATCGACAAGATAATACTAGTAGGTGGGCCCACAAGAATGCCAATCGTCCAAAAATTCGTCGAAGACTTCATGGGCAAACCAGTTGAACGTGGAATCGACCCAATGGAATGCGTGGCAATGGGAGCGGCCATACAAGGCGGAGTACTCGCAGGTGAAATAAAAGATATTGTACTATTAGATGTCACACCATTATCCCTTGGCATCGAAACACAAGGGGGCATATTCACCAAACTAATCGAAAGAAACACAACAATACCCACACGGAAAAGCCAAATATTCACAACAGCAGCCGACAACCAAACAGCAGTAGACATACACATACTACAAGGTGAAAGACCAATGGCCAAAGACAACATAAGCCTTGGAAGATTCCAACTAGTAGGCATACCACCAGCACCCAGAGGAATTCCACAAATAGAAGTAACATTTGACATCGACGCCAACGGCATACTAAACGTGTCAGCAAAAGACCTTGGAACAGGAAAAGAACAAGCCATGAAAATAACAGCACCACATAAACTCTCAGAAGAAGAAATAAGAAAGAAGATTGAAGAAGCCAAAAAATATGCAGAAGAAGATCGCAAAAGGCAAAAAGAAGTTGAAATCAGAAACAATGCAGATTCCATGATATACACAGCAGAAAAAACCCTAGATGAACTCTCAGAAAAAATACCATCTGACAAGAAAGAAAACATCCAAAAATTAATCAAAGAACTAAGAGAAGAGCTTGCCGGAGATGACATAACCAAGATAAAATCAAAGACAGAAGAACTCACAAAAGCCATCCAAGAAGTTGGCGCAACAATCTATCAACAAACACAACAACAGCAAGAGCAGGGCAAAGAATCAGATGATACAATAGACGCAGACTATGAAGTGAAAGATTAA
- a CDS encoding chaperone DnaJ gives MPKKDYYEILGVDKNASKKEIKRAYRRLARKYHPDVSEDPDAAEKFKEISEAYAVLSDDEKRRRYDQFGHAGMEGFTQEDIFRNINFEDIFKDLDFDFGSIFDIFGFGRRRTGPQRGADINYQLEITLEDAYKGLETDIKVPHTKKCPVCNGSRAEPGSDTRTCPTCNGSGHVRQVQRTLLGQIMNITTCPDCNGEGKLIEKPCSNCNGTGIVKKTSTIHIRVPPGVENGSRLRIPEEGEMGPRGGPPGDLYVTVKIKPHKLFERKGANLYFEKPISFVQAALGDIVEIPTMEKPVKLKIPPGTQTGTTFRIKGHGMPHINWKGRGNLYVKVRIVTPQKLNKRQKELLREFAKISGDEIKEEKGLFQRMKDAIIY, from the coding sequence ATGCCAAAAAAGGATTATTATGAAATCCTAGGCGTTGATAAAAACGCCAGCAAAAAAGAAATAAAAAGAGCCTACAGGAGACTGGCCAGAAAATATCATCCAGATGTCAGCGAAGACCCAGATGCCGCTGAAAAATTTAAAGAAATCAGCGAAGCCTACGCAGTATTATCCGATGATGAAAAAAGGCGAAGATATGACCAATTCGGACATGCTGGCATGGAAGGATTCACCCAAGAAGACATATTCCGAAACATAAACTTCGAGGACATATTCAAAGACCTAGATTTCGATTTTGGCAGCATATTCGACATATTCGGATTCGGCAGAAGGAGAACAGGCCCCCAAAGGGGAGCTGATATAAACTACCAACTCGAAATAACACTAGAAGATGCATATAAAGGCCTGGAAACTGATATAAAAGTCCCACATACAAAAAAATGTCCAGTATGTAACGGTTCAAGAGCAGAACCAGGAAGCGACACAAGAACATGCCCCACTTGTAACGGTTCAGGACACGTAAGACAAGTGCAAAGAACGCTCCTAGGCCAAATAATGAATATAACCACATGTCCAGATTGTAATGGTGAAGGTAAACTTATTGAAAAACCTTGCAGTAACTGTAATGGGACAGGAATAGTGAAAAAAACAAGCACAATCCATATAAGAGTACCCCCAGGGGTTGAAAATGGTTCAAGGTTAAGAATCCCAGAAGAGGGTGAAATGGGCCCTAGGGGCGGGCCCCCAGGCGACTTGTATGTGACAGTGAAAATAAAACCACACAAATTATTTGAGAGGAAAGGAGCCAACCTTTACTTTGAAAAACCAATAAGTTTTGTGCAAGCAGCCCTGGGAGATATAGTGGAGATTCCGACCATGGAAAAACCAGTCAAACTTAAAATACCCCCAGGAACCCAAACAGGCACCACATTCCGTATAAAAGGTCATGGCATGCCCCATATTAACTGGAAAGGCCGCGGAAACCTCTATGTGAAAGTAAGGATTGTAACCCCGCAAAAATTGAATAAGAGGCAAAAGGAACTTTTAAGGGAATTCGCGAAAATTAGTGGCGATGAAATCAAAGAAGAGAAGGGCTTATTTCAGAGGATGAAGGATGCTATAATATATTGA
- a CDS encoding methionine aminopeptidase — protein MEKEYKKAGRILSKIREKAVKFIREDLPVIELVNFVEDNIRKEGAKPAFPCNVSINDITAHYTSPTDDKTLIKEGDLVKLDMGAHVNGYIADTAISILIGDPKDEMAEKNLRMIEASQKALENAISIIKADVELGKIGKIIQETINDFGFKPVTNLTGHSMDRWILHSGLSIPNINEKNPHKLEEGDVLAIEPFATDGIGYVKDMPPAYIFRFLRDRPLRLAHARNVLKKIKKEYKSLPFAQRWLTEYFDPRRLRASMRLLIQSRAIYPYHVLREKSGAWVSQAEHTIIVEKDSCKIITE, from the coding sequence ATGGAAAAAGAGTACAAGAAAGCTGGTCGGATATTATCAAAAATCAGAGAGAAAGCCGTGAAGTTCATACGAGAAGATTTACCAGTCATAGAACTCGTAAATTTCGTTGAAGATAATATCAGGAAAGAAGGAGCCAAACCAGCATTCCCATGTAATGTTTCGATAAATGATATAACAGCACATTACACCTCCCCAACCGATGATAAAACCTTGATAAAAGAGGGTGACCTCGTAAAACTAGATATGGGAGCGCATGTAAACGGGTATATAGCAGACACAGCCATAAGCATCCTCATAGGAGATCCGAAGGATGAAATGGCTGAAAAAAATCTTAGAATGATTGAAGCATCCCAAAAAGCTCTTGAAAATGCTATAAGCATCATAAAAGCTGATGTGGAACTTGGAAAAATAGGGAAGATCATCCAAGAAACCATAAACGACTTCGGATTCAAACCAGTCACTAACCTCACAGGCCATAGTATGGACAGATGGATCCTACATTCAGGATTATCCATACCTAACATTAACGAGAAAAATCCGCATAAACTCGAAGAGGGGGATGTCCTCGCCATTGAACCTTTCGCAACCGACGGCATTGGATATGTAAAGGATATGCCCCCAGCATACATATTCAGGTTTTTGAGGGACAGACCACTTAGATTAGCACATGCACGAAACGTGCTCAAAAAAATAAAAAAAGAATACAAGAGCCTACCATTCGCCCAAAGATGGCTGACAGAATACTTCGATCCACGGAGACTTAGAGCCTCCATGAGACTATTAATACAATCAAGGGCAATCTACCCTTATCATGTGCTCCGCGAAAAAAGTGGCGCATGGGTATCACAAGCCGAACATACGATAATTGTTGAAAAAGACAGCTGCAAGATTATAACCGAGTGA
- a CDS encoding transposase, IS605 OrfB family gives MRKELLRRIFKLVDWYFGFKSTSKVLFWTGMPMANSRKLFNLNAALVQTTRDKAVKTLKSNIAHTLMRDER, from the coding sequence ATGAGAAAAGAGTTGCTTAGGAGAATATTTAAGCTTGTGGACTGGTATTTCGGTTTCAAATCCACGTCAAAGGTTCTTTTTTGGACAGGGATGCCTATGGCAAACTCAAGGAAACTTTTTAATTTGAACGCGGCTTTAGTTCAAACAACAAGAGACAAGGCAGTTAAAACATTAAAAAGTAACATAGCCCATACATTAATGAGAGATGAAAGATAG
- a CDS encoding SAM-binding motif gives MILEGPVGLYLKDLIDNLLDEIENENDKRALDLGCGYGYYTVDLLQRGYEVDAVDISDHSIEMTRNKIEEMKNHPKVEIHNINALDFESKKKYDLIICFEMLEHLHEVLKLLKLINTWLKDGGILLISVPHNENLWNIRDEQAGHLRRYSKDEIKEKLKKANLEPIKILCYGFPLIRLFLGTYLKIQEMMMNRAKEGQTREKARTSPLSRMKKISAPILKVLFKFDNLFINGDRGFGLVVMAQKKSQ, from the coding sequence ATGATCTTGGAAGGACCAGTAGGTCTCTATCTTAAAGATTTGATTGATAATCTTTTAGATGAAATTGAAAACGAGAATGATAAAAGAGCATTAGATTTAGGTTGTGGTTATGGATATTATACAGTAGATTTACTCCAAAGGGGATATGAAGTTGATGCAGTTGATATTTCAGATCATTCAATTGAGATGACCCGGAACAAAATCGAAGAAATGAAAAATCATCCAAAGGTCGAAATCCATAATATTAACGCATTAGATTTTGAATCTAAGAAAAAATATGACCTCATAATCTGTTTTGAGATGCTAGAACATCTACATGAAGTTCTAAAACTTCTAAAATTGATCAATACTTGGCTAAAAGATGGTGGGATTCTATTGATTAGCGTACCACACAACGAAAACTTATGGAACATTAGAGACGAACAAGCAGGCCACCTTAGAAGATACTCTAAAGATGAAATCAAAGAAAAGTTGAAAAAAGCAAATTTAGAACCAATAAAGATACTATGTTATGGTTTCCCACTCATCAGACTATTTTTAGGAACCTATCTAAAAATCCAGGAAATGATGATGAATAGAGCAAAAGAAGGACAAACCAGAGAAAAGGCTCGGACAAGTCCATTAAGTCGAATGAAAAAAATAAGCGCCCCAATATTAAAAGTTCTTTTTAAATTTGATAACCTGTTCATCAATGGAGACCGAGGTTTTGGACTAGTAGTCATGGCCCAAAAAAAATCACAATAG
- a CDS encoding Appr-1-p processing domain protein translates to MQYKETKIQLKRGDITNIKVDAIVNPANSHGLMGGGVALSIKDKGGSQIEKEAISKAPIPVGEAIATTAGKLKAMYVIHAPTMEEPAQPSNIISVKKATLAALKKASELKISSIAFPGMGTGVGGVPKTKAAQAMMETIKDFLSQSTLKEIILIAYNQEMYEAFKDAIKKHSIEGGDLI, encoded by the coding sequence TTGCAATATAAAGAAACCAAAATCCAATTAAAAAGGGGTGACATCACCAATATCAAAGTTGATGCTATAGTCAACCCAGCGAATTCCCATGGTCTAATGGGAGGAGGAGTAGCCCTATCAATAAAAGACAAGGGCGGCTCCCAGATAGAGAAAGAAGCGATTTCAAAGGCTCCCATACCAGTAGGGGAGGCTATAGCAACAACTGCCGGGAAATTAAAAGCAATGTATGTTATACACGCCCCTACAATGGAAGAACCTGCACAACCATCAAACATCATATCAGTAAAAAAGGCTACACTAGCAGCATTAAAAAAAGCATCTGAACTTAAAATTTCATCAATAGCATTCCCTGGTATGGGCACCGGCGTAGGTGGAGTGCCAAAAACCAAAGCAGCCCAGGCCATGATGGAAACCATAAAAGACTTCCTCAGCCAATCAACACTAAAAGAGATAATCCTTATCGCATACAATCAAGAAATGTATGAGGCATTTAAAGATGCCATTAAAAAACATTCAATAGAGGGAGGTGACCTGATATGA
- a CDS encoding F420-reducing hydrogenase, subunit beta, whose protein sequence is MVLGKYKEVFAARSTDKEILKIAQDGGIVTGLLSYALDEKIIEGAVVAGPGKEFWKPEPIVAMTSDELKAAAGTKYTFSPNVWMLKKAVRQCGIEKLGTVAIPCQLMGIRKMQTYPFGARFLADKIKLLIGIFCMENFSYSSLQTFISEKMGLSLELVEKMDIGKGKFWVYTQDDLYTLPLKETHGYEQAGCKLCNDYVAELADVSTGSVGTPDGWSTVFLRTDTGESIFKDALEAGLFETKPIEEVKPGLGMLEKLASQKKEKAEKNIAARKEMGLPTPY, encoded by the coding sequence ATGGTTTTAGGAAAATACAAAGAAGTTTTTGCTGCCCGATCAACCGATAAAGAGATTTTGAAGATCGCGCAGGACGGAGGAATTGTAACAGGATTACTATCATATGCCCTCGACGAAAAGATAATCGAAGGTGCAGTGGTGGCTGGTCCAGGAAAAGAATTCTGGAAACCAGAACCTATAGTGGCAATGACATCAGATGAACTTAAAGCAGCTGCAGGCACCAAATACACATTCTCTCCAAACGTTTGGATGCTTAAAAAAGCTGTCAGACAATGTGGTATAGAAAAGCTGGGTACGGTGGCCATACCATGCCAGTTAATGGGTATAAGGAAAATGCAAACATATCCATTCGGTGCCAGGTTCCTCGCTGATAAGATAAAATTACTCATTGGAATATTCTGTATGGAGAACTTCTCATACAGTTCACTGCAGACATTCATCTCAGAGAAAATGGGACTCAGCCTAGAACTAGTAGAGAAAATGGACATAGGCAAAGGAAAATTCTGGGTCTACACCCAAGATGACCTATACACTCTACCACTTAAAGAAACCCATGGATATGAACAAGCCGGCTGCAAACTATGCAATGATTATGTGGCAGAGCTTGCTGATGTGTCAACGGGTTCAGTAGGAACACCTGATGGATGGTCCACAGTATTCCTAAGAACAGATACTGGAGAGTCCATATTCAAGGATGCGCTTGAAGCAGGCCTATTCGAAACCAAACCTATAGAGGAAGTTAAACCCGGCCTTGGCATGCTTGAAAAACTAGCATCACAGAAAAAGGAAAAGGCTGAGAAGAACATTGCCGCGAGAAAGGAGATGGGGTTACCCACACCTTATTAA
- a CDS encoding F420-reducing hydrogenase, subunit gamma, producing the protein MSLIARIKRFLGLEAKPEKEEKVVEVPKEEVEKVAEEEKAKPRIGYIHLSGCTGDAMSLTENYDILADLLTDMVEIVYGTTLVDVWEMPEMDLALVEGSVCLQDEHSLKELKEVREKAKLVCAFGSCAATGCFTRYARGGQQAQPAHESFVPIADIIDVDLALPGCPPSPEIIAKAVVALLNNDMDYLKPMLDLAGYTEACGCDLQTKVVNQSLCIGCGTCAMACQTRALEMINGRPQLNNDRCIKCGICYIQCPRSWWPEEQIRKELGL; encoded by the coding sequence ATGAGCTTAATTGCCCGTATTAAAAGATTTTTAGGATTGGAGGCTAAACCTGAAAAAGAGGAAAAGGTTGTTGAAGTTCCAAAAGAGGAGGTTGAAAAAGTGGCTGAAGAAGAAAAAGCAAAACCAAGAATAGGTTACATCCACCTAAGTGGGTGTACAGGAGATGCAATGTCGTTAACCGAAAATTACGACATCCTTGCAGATTTACTAACTGACATGGTAGAAATAGTCTATGGAACCACACTGGTGGATGTATGGGAAATGCCTGAAATGGACCTTGCCCTAGTGGAAGGTTCAGTATGCTTGCAAGATGAACACAGCCTAAAAGAACTTAAAGAGGTAAGAGAAAAAGCCAAGCTGGTCTGCGCATTCGGGTCATGCGCCGCAACAGGCTGCTTCACAAGATATGCTAGGGGAGGGCAGCAAGCACAACCAGCACACGAATCATTCGTGCCAATAGCCGATATCATAGACGTTGACCTGGCCCTACCAGGATGCCCACCCTCACCAGAAATCATAGCCAAAGCAGTCGTAGCACTCCTAAACAATGACATGGATTACCTCAAACCCATGTTAGACCTCGCAGGCTACACCGAAGCCTGCGGATGCGACCTACAAACCAAAGTAGTTAACCAAAGTCTCTGTATAGGCTGCGGTACATGTGCAATGGCCTGCCAGACCAGAGCCCTTGAAATGATAAACGGAAGACCACAACTCAACAATGACCGTTGCATAAAATGTGGAATCTGCTACATCCAATGTCCAAGAAGTTGGTGGCCAGAAGAGCAAATAAGGAAGGAGTTAGGATTATAG
- a CDS encoding F420-reducing hydrogenase, subunit delta: MPYDAEILVVGCGNILFKDDGFGPAVINALEEHFKDKEKPDNVMFIDAGTGGPHYVFSLPQESWRKIIVVDVVEFNAEPGTLRKFNLEEIPKGSYENMHSWPVNQPLHELSEKIDVVVIGCKPKEISAPYVEMGLTPPVEKAIPKAVKMILNEIGVYQ, from the coding sequence ATGCCATACGATGCTGAGATTCTAGTAGTGGGCTGTGGAAACATCCTATTCAAGGATGACGGTTTTGGCCCGGCGGTAATCAACGCACTTGAAGAACACTTCAAAGACAAGGAAAAACCAGACAATGTCATGTTCATCGACGCAGGCACTGGCGGTCCACATTATGTGTTCTCACTCCCCCAAGAATCTTGGAGGAAGATAATAGTCGTGGACGTCGTGGAATTCAACGCAGAACCAGGAACCTTAAGGAAATTTAATCTCGAAGAAATCCCAAAGGGATCCTATGAAAACATGCATTCATGGCCGGTTAACCAGCCCCTCCATGAACTCAGCGAAAAAATCGACGTGGTGGTAATAGGGTGTAAACCAAAGGAAATATCCGCCCCTTATGTGGAAATGGGCCTCACACCCCCAGTCGAGAAGGCCATTCCCAAGGCGGTTAAGATGATTTTAAACGAAATTGGGGTTTATCAATGA